A genomic stretch from Ooceraea biroi isolate clonal line C1 chromosome 3, Obir_v5.4, whole genome shotgun sequence includes:
- the LOC105285714 gene encoding AF4/FMR2 family member 4 isoform X3 — protein MIRPFLDEEDAWCYWVVSVGALLSFLGLVAACICSCRRNENKTASANRSLPDIPKDKSREHENMVESVPQDIYETTETMEDHSELYATVQDAAQEQISEREAQEVTQQSSLTQDISHQYTRFASPISDNVEHPYAQVQNVQKTEASQVNRSNVNQIVNIEKPSTSTGQPRGNPVAPPRARRSSSHNSLLSSESHCDIQAANAISGGVQANQDLPYMTPPLLMLLPHPPHSQHNSPQQHFSGDSQDSKGYTSISVREPLANIIAQTKAAYRQNQSTRPITDPHYATVSDDSDEMYAAIDEQDKVYTSGSETYAQIQPTTLDAQRQAQHEQPVFCQAASRTEETHPAPQPPSVDSLRHVAHAHSRQASSSSATSSIINPGSPKPEKRQANSPLPPPPEASAEGYASVDKSKGKTDERSRSSLSMGKSLEDMYAKVMKKKKEVEEQQQQQQQQQQADTHPSVNNVLHPEASTYRKLSLIEISRASWCSHESVEIQKKEPDGTHYAAAGSAASNFHVESESNSSLKLPKPERDATLPHIEIDHGYEAVDSTSNDRRNSAARGIASLSDPNYEMLRSQSARENDYQSNSISARNSADASYSVPFKHRQVSNASSEDPGYEKVRLRRRVELLDQDTDSEPNYESMPHDTGEPNYASVCRPGDSDTDPNYESVSHGDPNYESVKYMTVTRNEEPPYEQVMNNFPVDTNADGYEKVKDKKATTNADYEKINLNNTLERISNGGDTDDEQYVQV, from the exons ATGATACGCCCTTTCCTCGATGAAGAGGATGCCTGGTGTTACTGGGTTGTCTCGGTCGGCGCCCTGCTGTCATTCCTGGGCCTCGTCGCCGCCTGCATCTGCAGCTGTCGACGGAACGAAAACAA GACTGCAAGTGCCAACAGGAGTCTTCCAGATATCCCGAAAGACAAGAGCAGAGAACATGAGAATATGGTGGAGTCAGTACCTCAGGATATTTATGAGACCACTGAAACTATGGAAGACCATTCAGAATTGTATGCTACAGTCCAAGATGCAG CGCAGGAACAGATATCTGAGAGGGAAGCACAGGAAGTTACCCAGCAAAGTTCATTGACACAAGATATATCGCATCAATATACTAGATTTGCGTCTCCTATCTCTGACAACG TTGAACATCCTTACGCACAAGTTCAAAATGTTCAGAAGACTGAAGCTAGTCAAGTAAATAG AAGTAATGTTAATCAAATCGTAAATATCGAGAAACCGTCGACATCGACGGGTCAGCCGAGGGGAAACCCGGTCGCGCCACCGAGGGCCCGCCGATCATCCTCGCACAACTCACTCCTCAGCTCCGAATCGCACTGCGACATTCAAGCCGCGAACGCTATCTCCGGTGGTGTGCAAGCTAATCAAGACTTGCCCTACATGACGCCGCCCCTTTTAATGCTACTGCCACACCCGCCGCACTCTCAGCACAACAGCCCGCAACAGCACTTTAGCGGTGATTCCCAAGATtcga AGGGATACACGAGTATAAGCGTGCGGGAACCACTAGCTAATATAATCGCGCAGACCAAAGCAGCCTACAGGCAGAATCAGTCGACTCGACCGATCACTGATCCCCATTATGCTACCGTTTCTGACGATTCGG ATGAAATGTACGCCGCGATTGACGAGCAAGACAAGGTGTACACTAGCGGCAGCGAAACGTACGCCCAGATTCAGCCGACGACGTTGGACGCGCAGAGACAAGCGCAGCATGAGCAGCCGGTATTTTGCCAGGCTGCTTCGCGCACGGAAGAAACGCACCCTGCACCGCAACCGCCTAGCGTCGACAGTTTGCGTCACGTCGCACACGCTCATTCTAGACAAG CATCGTCATCGAGTGCCACTAGTTCCATCATCAATCCAGGGTCGCCTAAACCCGAGAAGCGTCAGGCTAACTCGCCATTACCGCCGCCGCCCGAGGCGAGTGCGGAAGGATACGCGTCTGTTGACAAGAGCAAGGGTAAAACCGACGAGAGATCGAGGTCTTCGTTGTCGATGGGTAAGTCGCTCGAGGACATGTACGCGAAGgtaatgaagaagaagaaggaagtggaggagcagcaacaacaacagcagcagcagcagcaagcgGACACTCACCCAAGCGTCAACAACGTTCTGCATCCTGAAGCGAGTACTTACAGAAAACTGAGTCTCATAGAGATCAGCCGGGCGTCGTGGTGCAGCCACGAATCGGTGGAAATCCAGAAGAAGGAGCCTGACGGCACGCATTACGCCGCTGCGGGCAGCGCCGCGAGCAATTTCCACGTCGAGAGCGAGAGTAATTCGAGCTTGAAGTTACCGAAACCCGAGAGAGACGCGACCCTGCCGCACATAGAGATCGATCACGGGTACGAGGCCGTCGACTCCACCAGCAACGACAGGAGGAACTCGGCGGCGAGGGGCATCGCGAGCTTGTCCGATCCAAATTACGAGATGCTGCGATCGCAgtccgcgcgcgagaacgaCTATCAAAGCAACTCGATATCCGCTAGGAACAGCGCAGACGCGTCGTACTCGGTGCCGTTCAAACATCGGCAGGTGAGCAACGCCAGCAGCGAGGACCCCGGCTACGAGAAGGTGCGGCTGCGACGGCGGGTCGAGCTACTGGACCAGGACACGGATTCCGAGCCGAATTACGAGAGCATGCCGCACGACACGGGCGAGCCGAACTACGCGTCGGTGTGCCGACCCGGTGACAGCGACACGGACCCGAACTACGAATCCGTGAGCCACGGCGACCCGAATTACGAGAGCGTGAAGTACATGACCGTCACGCGAAACGAGGAACCGCCCTACGAGCAAGTGATGAATAACTTTCCGGTGGACACGAACGCGGACGGCTACGAGAAAGTTAAGGACAAGAAGGCAACGACCAATGCCGATTACGAGAAGATAAATCTGAATAATACCCTGGAACGGATCAGCAACGGCGGGGATACCGATGACGAGCAGTACGTTCAGGTGTAA
- the LOC105285714 gene encoding AF4/FMR2 family member 4 isoform X1 produces the protein MIRPFLDEEDAWCYWVVSVGALLSFLGLVAACICSCRRNENKNEFLGLAGMVTLNNSETDGFNRIPVLDVSQVVAQDVNDGGKRTASANRSLPDIPKDKSREHENMVESVPQDIYETTETMEDHSELYATVQDAAQEQISEREAQEVTQQSSLTQDISHQYTRFASPISDNVEHPYAQVQNVQKTEASQVNRSNVNQIVNIEKPSTSTGQPRGNPVAPPRARRSSSHNSLLSSESHCDIQAANAISGGVQANQDLPYMTPPLLMLLPHPPHSQHNSPQQHFSGDSQDSKGYTSISVREPLANIIAQTKAAYRQNQSTRPITDPHYATVSDDSDEMYAAIDEQDKVYTSGSETYAQIQPTTLDAQRQAQHEQPVFCQAASRTEETHPAPQPPSVDSLRHVAHAHSRQASSSSATSSIINPGSPKPEKRQANSPLPPPPEASAEGYASVDKSKGKTDERSRSSLSMGKSLEDMYAKVMKKKKEVEEQQQQQQQQQQADTHPSVNNVLHPEASTYRKLSLIEISRASWCSHESVEIQKKEPDGTHYAAAGSAASNFHVESESNSSLKLPKPERDATLPHIEIDHGYEAVDSTSNDRRNSAARGIASLSDPNYEMLRSQSARENDYQSNSISARNSADASYSVPFKHRQVSNASSEDPGYEKVRLRRRVELLDQDTDSEPNYESMPHDTGEPNYASVCRPGDSDTDPNYESVSHGDPNYESVKYMTVTRNEEPPYEQVMNNFPVDTNADGYEKVKDKKATTNADYEKINLNNTLERISNGGDTDDEQYVQV, from the exons ATGATACGCCCTTTCCTCGATGAAGAGGATGCCTGGTGTTACTGGGTTGTCTCGGTCGGCGCCCTGCTGTCATTCCTGGGCCTCGTCGCCGCCTGCATCTGCAGCTGTCGACGGAACGAAAACAA GAATGAATTTCTGGGACTCGCTGGTATGGTAACACTGAATAATTCCGAAACAGACGGTTTCAACAGAATTCCAGTGTTGGATGTGTCCCAAGTTGTTGCGCAGGATGTCAACGATGGTGGAAAAAG GACTGCAAGTGCCAACAGGAGTCTTCCAGATATCCCGAAAGACAAGAGCAGAGAACATGAGAATATGGTGGAGTCAGTACCTCAGGATATTTATGAGACCACTGAAACTATGGAAGACCATTCAGAATTGTATGCTACAGTCCAAGATGCAG CGCAGGAACAGATATCTGAGAGGGAAGCACAGGAAGTTACCCAGCAAAGTTCATTGACACAAGATATATCGCATCAATATACTAGATTTGCGTCTCCTATCTCTGACAACG TTGAACATCCTTACGCACAAGTTCAAAATGTTCAGAAGACTGAAGCTAGTCAAGTAAATAG AAGTAATGTTAATCAAATCGTAAATATCGAGAAACCGTCGACATCGACGGGTCAGCCGAGGGGAAACCCGGTCGCGCCACCGAGGGCCCGCCGATCATCCTCGCACAACTCACTCCTCAGCTCCGAATCGCACTGCGACATTCAAGCCGCGAACGCTATCTCCGGTGGTGTGCAAGCTAATCAAGACTTGCCCTACATGACGCCGCCCCTTTTAATGCTACTGCCACACCCGCCGCACTCTCAGCACAACAGCCCGCAACAGCACTTTAGCGGTGATTCCCAAGATtcga AGGGATACACGAGTATAAGCGTGCGGGAACCACTAGCTAATATAATCGCGCAGACCAAAGCAGCCTACAGGCAGAATCAGTCGACTCGACCGATCACTGATCCCCATTATGCTACCGTTTCTGACGATTCGG ATGAAATGTACGCCGCGATTGACGAGCAAGACAAGGTGTACACTAGCGGCAGCGAAACGTACGCCCAGATTCAGCCGACGACGTTGGACGCGCAGAGACAAGCGCAGCATGAGCAGCCGGTATTTTGCCAGGCTGCTTCGCGCACGGAAGAAACGCACCCTGCACCGCAACCGCCTAGCGTCGACAGTTTGCGTCACGTCGCACACGCTCATTCTAGACAAG CATCGTCATCGAGTGCCACTAGTTCCATCATCAATCCAGGGTCGCCTAAACCCGAGAAGCGTCAGGCTAACTCGCCATTACCGCCGCCGCCCGAGGCGAGTGCGGAAGGATACGCGTCTGTTGACAAGAGCAAGGGTAAAACCGACGAGAGATCGAGGTCTTCGTTGTCGATGGGTAAGTCGCTCGAGGACATGTACGCGAAGgtaatgaagaagaagaaggaagtggaggagcagcaacaacaacagcagcagcagcagcaagcgGACACTCACCCAAGCGTCAACAACGTTCTGCATCCTGAAGCGAGTACTTACAGAAAACTGAGTCTCATAGAGATCAGCCGGGCGTCGTGGTGCAGCCACGAATCGGTGGAAATCCAGAAGAAGGAGCCTGACGGCACGCATTACGCCGCTGCGGGCAGCGCCGCGAGCAATTTCCACGTCGAGAGCGAGAGTAATTCGAGCTTGAAGTTACCGAAACCCGAGAGAGACGCGACCCTGCCGCACATAGAGATCGATCACGGGTACGAGGCCGTCGACTCCACCAGCAACGACAGGAGGAACTCGGCGGCGAGGGGCATCGCGAGCTTGTCCGATCCAAATTACGAGATGCTGCGATCGCAgtccgcgcgcgagaacgaCTATCAAAGCAACTCGATATCCGCTAGGAACAGCGCAGACGCGTCGTACTCGGTGCCGTTCAAACATCGGCAGGTGAGCAACGCCAGCAGCGAGGACCCCGGCTACGAGAAGGTGCGGCTGCGACGGCGGGTCGAGCTACTGGACCAGGACACGGATTCCGAGCCGAATTACGAGAGCATGCCGCACGACACGGGCGAGCCGAACTACGCGTCGGTGTGCCGACCCGGTGACAGCGACACGGACCCGAACTACGAATCCGTGAGCCACGGCGACCCGAATTACGAGAGCGTGAAGTACATGACCGTCACGCGAAACGAGGAACCGCCCTACGAGCAAGTGATGAATAACTTTCCGGTGGACACGAACGCGGACGGCTACGAGAAAGTTAAGGACAAGAAGGCAACGACCAATGCCGATTACGAGAAGATAAATCTGAATAATACCCTGGAACGGATCAGCAACGGCGGGGATACCGATGACGAGCAGTACGTTCAGGTGTAA
- the LOC105285714 gene encoding AF4/FMR2 family member 4 isoform X2: protein MIRPFLDEEDAWCYWVVSVGALLSFLGLVAACICSCRRNENKNEFLGLAGMVTLNNSETDGFNRIPVLDVSQVVAQDVNDGGKRTASANRSLPDIPKDKSREHENMVESVPQDIYETTETMEDHSELYATVQDAAQEQISEREAQEVTQQSSLTQDISHQYTRFASPISDNVEHPYAQVQNVQKTEASQVNSNVNQIVNIEKPSTSTGQPRGNPVAPPRARRSSSHNSLLSSESHCDIQAANAISGGVQANQDLPYMTPPLLMLLPHPPHSQHNSPQQHFSGDSQDSKGYTSISVREPLANIIAQTKAAYRQNQSTRPITDPHYATVSDDSDEMYAAIDEQDKVYTSGSETYAQIQPTTLDAQRQAQHEQPVFCQAASRTEETHPAPQPPSVDSLRHVAHAHSRQASSSSATSSIINPGSPKPEKRQANSPLPPPPEASAEGYASVDKSKGKTDERSRSSLSMGKSLEDMYAKVMKKKKEVEEQQQQQQQQQQADTHPSVNNVLHPEASTYRKLSLIEISRASWCSHESVEIQKKEPDGTHYAAAGSAASNFHVESESNSSLKLPKPERDATLPHIEIDHGYEAVDSTSNDRRNSAARGIASLSDPNYEMLRSQSARENDYQSNSISARNSADASYSVPFKHRQVSNASSEDPGYEKVRLRRRVELLDQDTDSEPNYESMPHDTGEPNYASVCRPGDSDTDPNYESVSHGDPNYESVKYMTVTRNEEPPYEQVMNNFPVDTNADGYEKVKDKKATTNADYEKINLNNTLERISNGGDTDDEQYVQV from the exons ATGATACGCCCTTTCCTCGATGAAGAGGATGCCTGGTGTTACTGGGTTGTCTCGGTCGGCGCCCTGCTGTCATTCCTGGGCCTCGTCGCCGCCTGCATCTGCAGCTGTCGACGGAACGAAAACAA GAATGAATTTCTGGGACTCGCTGGTATGGTAACACTGAATAATTCCGAAACAGACGGTTTCAACAGAATTCCAGTGTTGGATGTGTCCCAAGTTGTTGCGCAGGATGTCAACGATGGTGGAAAAAG GACTGCAAGTGCCAACAGGAGTCTTCCAGATATCCCGAAAGACAAGAGCAGAGAACATGAGAATATGGTGGAGTCAGTACCTCAGGATATTTATGAGACCACTGAAACTATGGAAGACCATTCAGAATTGTATGCTACAGTCCAAGATGCAG CGCAGGAACAGATATCTGAGAGGGAAGCACAGGAAGTTACCCAGCAAAGTTCATTGACACAAGATATATCGCATCAATATACTAGATTTGCGTCTCCTATCTCTGACAACG TTGAACATCCTTACGCACAAGTTCAAAATGTTCAGAAGACTGAAGCTAGTCAAGTAAATAG TAATGTTAATCAAATCGTAAATATCGAGAAACCGTCGACATCGACGGGTCAGCCGAGGGGAAACCCGGTCGCGCCACCGAGGGCCCGCCGATCATCCTCGCACAACTCACTCCTCAGCTCCGAATCGCACTGCGACATTCAAGCCGCGAACGCTATCTCCGGTGGTGTGCAAGCTAATCAAGACTTGCCCTACATGACGCCGCCCCTTTTAATGCTACTGCCACACCCGCCGCACTCTCAGCACAACAGCCCGCAACAGCACTTTAGCGGTGATTCCCAAGATtcga AGGGATACACGAGTATAAGCGTGCGGGAACCACTAGCTAATATAATCGCGCAGACCAAAGCAGCCTACAGGCAGAATCAGTCGACTCGACCGATCACTGATCCCCATTATGCTACCGTTTCTGACGATTCGG ATGAAATGTACGCCGCGATTGACGAGCAAGACAAGGTGTACACTAGCGGCAGCGAAACGTACGCCCAGATTCAGCCGACGACGTTGGACGCGCAGAGACAAGCGCAGCATGAGCAGCCGGTATTTTGCCAGGCTGCTTCGCGCACGGAAGAAACGCACCCTGCACCGCAACCGCCTAGCGTCGACAGTTTGCGTCACGTCGCACACGCTCATTCTAGACAAG CATCGTCATCGAGTGCCACTAGTTCCATCATCAATCCAGGGTCGCCTAAACCCGAGAAGCGTCAGGCTAACTCGCCATTACCGCCGCCGCCCGAGGCGAGTGCGGAAGGATACGCGTCTGTTGACAAGAGCAAGGGTAAAACCGACGAGAGATCGAGGTCTTCGTTGTCGATGGGTAAGTCGCTCGAGGACATGTACGCGAAGgtaatgaagaagaagaaggaagtggaggagcagcaacaacaacagcagcagcagcagcaagcgGACACTCACCCAAGCGTCAACAACGTTCTGCATCCTGAAGCGAGTACTTACAGAAAACTGAGTCTCATAGAGATCAGCCGGGCGTCGTGGTGCAGCCACGAATCGGTGGAAATCCAGAAGAAGGAGCCTGACGGCACGCATTACGCCGCTGCGGGCAGCGCCGCGAGCAATTTCCACGTCGAGAGCGAGAGTAATTCGAGCTTGAAGTTACCGAAACCCGAGAGAGACGCGACCCTGCCGCACATAGAGATCGATCACGGGTACGAGGCCGTCGACTCCACCAGCAACGACAGGAGGAACTCGGCGGCGAGGGGCATCGCGAGCTTGTCCGATCCAAATTACGAGATGCTGCGATCGCAgtccgcgcgcgagaacgaCTATCAAAGCAACTCGATATCCGCTAGGAACAGCGCAGACGCGTCGTACTCGGTGCCGTTCAAACATCGGCAGGTGAGCAACGCCAGCAGCGAGGACCCCGGCTACGAGAAGGTGCGGCTGCGACGGCGGGTCGAGCTACTGGACCAGGACACGGATTCCGAGCCGAATTACGAGAGCATGCCGCACGACACGGGCGAGCCGAACTACGCGTCGGTGTGCCGACCCGGTGACAGCGACACGGACCCGAACTACGAATCCGTGAGCCACGGCGACCCGAATTACGAGAGCGTGAAGTACATGACCGTCACGCGAAACGAGGAACCGCCCTACGAGCAAGTGATGAATAACTTTCCGGTGGACACGAACGCGGACGGCTACGAGAAAGTTAAGGACAAGAAGGCAACGACCAATGCCGATTACGAGAAGATAAATCTGAATAATACCCTGGAACGGATCAGCAACGGCGGGGATACCGATGACGAGCAGTACGTTCAGGTGTAA